Proteins encoded within one genomic window of Halictus rubicundus isolate RS-2024b unplaced genomic scaffold, iyHalRubi1_principal scaffold0049, whole genome shotgun sequence:
- the LOC143363482 gene encoding uncharacterized protein LOC143363482 gives MLVRSLPHALVPRSPQGLMFPFQRLRSNFAVFSSVRPAIGCNVGSLFTSLTGSSVTPGPRVLFSTVKKKFHRIMEPNTIKFEKMSLEQGPSAPTPRASQIPWPIAVKLLPPNFPPSRIPRPFERGPPPTSTARLNYDSYNKLAKLIKRAEYRQRMRG, from the exons atgctggttcggtctttacctcacgcactggttcctcggtcaccccagggtctcatgtttccttttcaacggttaagaagtaattttgcag tgttttcaagtgtgaggccggccattggatgcaatgtgggttcgctgttcacctcactgactggttcctcggtcaccccagggcctcgtgttttgttttcaacagttaagaagaaatttcacag aattatggaaccaaacaccatcaaatttgaaaaaatgtccttAGAACAGGGGCCATCCGCCCCAACGCCACGGGCCTCGCAGATACCGTGGCCCATTGCGGTAAAATTGTTGCCGCCCAACTTTCCGCCCTCCCGCATCCCGAGGCCATTTGAACGTGGGCCCCCGCCCACCTCCACGGCTAGGCTAAATTATGATTCttat aataaattggccaagctgataaagcgggcggagtaccgccagcggatgcggggctaa